The genomic region ATGTGTCAGAGTTAGTTTTCTTGATCAGGACCAGCTATCATATAGGCAGtgataggcgccggcgcaccggcccaacttTCGGCCGGtcgcctggcaaccatctgatctGGCAACACAATGAAGCAGATTCGCCTGTGTCTAGCCAAAAAAAAAACACTAGCTTGAAGCACTGTTGGATCCGCCGCCAAGTCCGTCCCTGCAGCTCGCCGGCGTCCGCCACGTCCGTCGCTGCAGCTCGCCGGCGTCCCCCATGTTCTGTCGCCGCAGCTCGCTACCCCTGACCACaactcgccgcccctcgccgctgcTCGACGTCGCCATCGTCACATGCCCTTCCAATCTCACCGTCATTCCCAAAGCCGGTTCCAGCAGCTCGCACACCCCATTCGAAGCACGGCGTCACCGGCCGGCTCACCATGGTTTTCGATTTGCAGCACTATATTTTAGCAAAAAAAAAATACAATCTCAGCAACTACGAAAAACAAAAATAGTAAATTGAAGCAAAATTTTAgctagttccagcaaaaaaaattgccggttccagcaaaaccaTGGGCCTTCGTCGCCGGAACGTAGAAAAAATTTTGGCTGGTCGTAGCAAAAATAAAAGACAGTTCCAGCAATTTACTAGGTTCCAGCAAATAAGGCTccagttccagcaaaaaaaatcAGTTGGAAAAAAGAGCTCCAGTGGTTGTAGCAAAAATAATACaaggttccagcaaaaaaacaccggttccagcaaaaatcaaatTCAGTAGAGAAGAGCTCCAGGGGTTGATGTAGCAAAAAATATAgctagttccagcaaaaaaatgCCAGTTCCAACAAAAACACCTTGCAGGTAAATGACGGCTGACAGTTCCAGCACCGGTGAACCCGCGGGTGGAGCTTTGCACCGTTGGATGCAGCTTGCCAAACGTTGGTTGCAGCTCCACCACCGATGGCTGCAGCTCCCATAGCAACCGGTTGTAGCTCGCGCCCGTCGGCACGGCACCGTCGGATGCAACTCAAACAAGCATCGGTTGCAGCTCCGCCTACCCAAGGTTGTAGCTTCCCGTCGCCGTGGTTGCAGCTCTGCTCCAGCGCCGGTGGTCGTCGTTGCCGGCACCGGCAGTGGTCGCGTAGCACTCCGGTGTCAGCTGAAGAAGTGGATGGGAGAGAAAAATGGTGGGGCGTGCTGAGGAAAGGAATGGCTGAGCTGAGCACCCTGCGTGAAAGAGATAAGGATGGATGTGGGGAAAAGTG from Triticum aestivum cultivar Chinese Spring chromosome 4A, IWGSC CS RefSeq v2.1, whole genome shotgun sequence harbors:
- the LOC123083220 gene encoding uncharacterized protein translates to MGPTHHFSPHPSLSLSRRVLSSAIPFLSTPHHFSLPSTSSADTGVLRDHCRCRQRRPPALEQSCNHGDGKLQPWVGGAATDACLSCIRRCRADGRELQPVAMGAAAIGGGAATNVWQAASNGAKLHPRVHRCWNCQPSFTCKCCKSKTMVSRPVTPCFEWGVRAAGTGFGNDGEIGRACDDGDVEQRRGAASCGQG